In Candidatus Contubernalis alkalaceticus, the genomic window GCAGCCGTTAAATCTTTTTGCAGACGTTCCAAAATGAGATGACGGGAGATTATATTAAGACCCGGCGGGGGGATGATATTTTTAATTTTAAGAATATGACCAACCATTAATTTGCACCTCCGTTAGCCTGCAATTAAATATTATTTCGACATTTAGACTTATTATCCCTTTTTCACCTGATATCTTGATACCCAACCTTTGGCAGGTTTGAAGCCATGGGTTGGGGTTTTAGCTGCATTTGCAAAACCTCCTGGTTGGCAGGTCTAAAATAAAGGGGACTGAGTTAATATAAAGTCATAACAAAGAAGGAGCTGAACAGATAATGAAAAAGATGAAAATTTTGTTTTTCGGTGCGGGTGTTCTGGGCAGTCTGTATGCTGCCAGGTTGCATGAGGCGGGAACGGAAGTGACATTGGTAGCCCGTGGTTCCAGGTATGAGGACCTGAAAAAGCACGGTATTGTACTGGAACAGTTTAATACGGGAGAGCGAACCACTACAAATGTGCGCCTGGTTGACAGTATTCCGGAGAACGAGTACTTTGATGTGTGTGTGGTGTTAATACAAAAAAATCAGCTTCACGATGCACTTCCGGCATTAGCGACAAACCCTCATATACCGGCATTTCTTTTTATGCACAATGACTCGGAAGGCCCGCAACCCATGATTGACGCTTTGGGACGTGAGAGGGTTCTGCTGGGGCATGTTAACGCCGGTGGCGAGCGTGACGGTTACGTTGTCCGTTACATGGTGGCAGAAAAGATGACCATGGGCGAACTTAACGGGGAAAAGAGCCAGCGTCTGCAGCAAATAGCAGGTGCCTTTAAAGCGGCGGGCTTTCCGGTAGTGTTCAGCAGAAATATGGATTCATGGAAGCGTTATCACGTGGCAATCGGATTGGCGCTTACAGGCTCCATTTATATGGCCGGTTTATGCAATTAT contains:
- a CDS encoding ketopantoate reductase family protein; this encodes MFFGAGVLGSLYAARLHEAGTEVTLVARGSRYEDLKKHGIVLEQFNTGERTTTNVRLVDSIPENEYFDVCVVLIQKNQLHDALPALATNPHIPAFLFMHNDSEGPQPMIDALGRERVLLGHVNAGGERDGYVVRYMVAEKMTMGELNGEKSQRLQQIAGAFKAAGFPVVFSRNMDSWKRYHVAIGLALTGSIYMAGLCNYRLARNRAAIRKCWQGMREAFQVLRTLGFPMEPPKLRWGMHIPEFIMVPLLQRVLGSELFDIGGVRHARNARDEMLQLREEFRQLKEKAGIKTPVLDEVEKYFDPSVPPAFTD